Proteins from a single region of Nakamurella alba:
- a CDS encoding ABC transporter substrate-binding protein — protein sequence MRNNSRTRMLLAAGAATVAMLLSACGGGSDSAGTTPATTPATSGGSTAAPDTAGSATGSATGSATGSATGGGSSGPITAKIALLGSSAAPATQFEQRRGVELAIADLGDENITFELVDGDDKGTPEGSVSAVQKALNDDKVDAIFGPYSSGGALQVQELIQSVGRPWCLPLAGDEAVAKATAAGNWAFQLSATAPQAINVIATNVIDPAGKVGLIADTTAYGQAFDAAMTTVWSGKGLPAYEKQTFDMAATDLSVQAQALKDAGVTEVVVGVALPTEMVKVLDAFDQVGFTPSKIVSTGAIQGGFAANATPEQRQKVTFVVPWPILSEDYTTLLADYKAAYGEDPQQTAAVVAAYACLKMYAQGVEAAGSAQDYPAVRDAIENIQDFSSLGVEVTTPFSADDHRMWDLDSVAWGLYGFDADGNYTLVETIDATS from the coding sequence ATGAGGAACAACTCCCGGACCAGGATGCTGCTGGCCGCCGGCGCCGCCACCGTGGCGATGCTGTTGTCGGCCTGCGGCGGGGGATCGGACTCCGCCGGCACCACCCCGGCCACCACACCGGCCACCTCCGGCGGGAGCACCGCCGCTCCCGACACCGCCGGTTCCGCAACAGGTTCGGCGACGGGCTCGGCGACCGGCTCGGCGACCGGCGGCGGATCCTCGGGGCCGATCACCGCGAAGATCGCGCTGCTGGGCTCGAGCGCCGCGCCGGCCACCCAGTTCGAGCAGCGTCGCGGCGTCGAGCTGGCGATCGCCGACCTGGGCGATGAGAACATCACCTTCGAGCTGGTCGACGGCGACGACAAGGGCACCCCGGAGGGCTCGGTGAGTGCGGTGCAGAAGGCGCTCAACGACGACAAGGTCGACGCGATCTTCGGGCCCTACTCCAGCGGTGGTGCACTGCAGGTGCAGGAGCTGATCCAGTCGGTCGGCCGGCCGTGGTGCCTGCCGTTGGCGGGTGACGAGGCGGTGGCGAAGGCGACCGCCGCCGGCAACTGGGCGTTCCAGTTGTCCGCGACCGCCCCGCAGGCCATCAACGTGATCGCCACCAACGTGATCGACCCGGCCGGGAAGGTCGGCCTGATCGCCGATACCACCGCCTACGGACAGGCTTTCGACGCCGCGATGACCACCGTGTGGTCCGGGAAGGGCCTGCCGGCCTACGAGAAGCAGACCTTCGACATGGCCGCCACCGACCTGTCGGTGCAGGCACAGGCGCTCAAGGACGCGGGCGTCACCGAGGTCGTCGTCGGCGTCGCCCTGCCGACCGAGATGGTCAAGGTGCTGGACGCCTTCGACCAGGTCGGCTTCACCCCGTCGAAGATCGTCAGCACCGGTGCCATCCAGGGCGGCTTCGCCGCCAACGCCACGCCCGAGCAGCGGCAGAAGGTGACCTTCGTGGTGCCGTGGCCGATCCTGTCCGAGGACTACACCACGCTGCTCGCGGACTACAAGGCCGCCTACGGCGAGGACCCGCAGCAGACGGCCGCCGTGGTCGCCGCCTACGCCTGCCTGAAGATGTACGCCCAGGGCGTCGAGGCCGCCGGCAGCGCGCAGGACTACCCGGCGGTCCGGGACGCCATCGAGAACATCCAGGACTTCAGCAGTCTCGGTGTCGAGGTGACCACCCCGTTCTCCGCCGACGACCACCGCATGTGGGACCTGGACAGCGTGGCCTGGGGCCTGTACGGCTTCGACGCGGACGGCAACTACACGCTCGTCGAGACCATCGACGCGACCTCCTGA
- the meaB gene encoding methylmalonyl Co-A mutase-associated GTPase MeaB — protein sequence MTRSAPIPGRDDPAGLAAAVADGGRGALSRAITLVESTRADDRAAARELLGTLTPPATPAVRVGISGVPGAGKSTLVETLGMQLIEQGHRIGVLAVDPSSTRTGGSVLGDKTRMPKLAAHRDAYVRPSPSAGSLGGVARATAQAIPLLEAAGCDVVLVETVGVGQSETTVAGMVDTFLLLALARSGDQLQGIKKGVLEIADVVAVNKADGSHEVEAKAAARELTGALHLVQGAGRMPTVLTCSGATGAGVPGLWQRILRHRDELGSEGLQTKRAEQRVTLAWALVRDELDQRLRRSAAVRAARGDVESAVRDGSLSAAGAADALLEAFDG from the coding sequence TTGACCCGCTCCGCCCCGATCCCCGGCCGGGACGACCCGGCCGGGCTCGCGGCAGCGGTCGCCGACGGTGGCCGCGGGGCGCTGTCCCGCGCCATCACCCTGGTCGAGTCCACCCGGGCCGACGACCGCGCCGCCGCTCGTGAGCTGCTCGGCACCCTGACCCCACCGGCGACACCTGCAGTGCGCGTTGGCATCTCGGGGGTGCCCGGGGCCGGGAAGTCGACCCTGGTGGAGACCCTGGGCATGCAGCTGATCGAGCAGGGCCACCGGATCGGGGTGCTGGCGGTCGACCCGTCCAGTACCCGCACCGGCGGCTCGGTGCTCGGTGACAAGACGCGGATGCCGAAGCTGGCCGCGCACCGCGACGCCTACGTGCGCCCCTCCCCCAGCGCCGGCTCGCTGGGCGGGGTGGCCCGGGCCACCGCCCAGGCGATCCCGCTGCTGGAGGCGGCCGGCTGCGACGTCGTGCTGGTGGAGACGGTGGGCGTCGGCCAGTCCGAGACCACCGTCGCCGGGATGGTCGACACCTTCCTGCTGCTCGCCCTGGCCCGCTCCGGCGATCAGCTGCAGGGCATCAAGAAGGGCGTGCTGGAGATCGCCGACGTGGTCGCGGTCAACAAGGCCGACGGCAGCCACGAGGTGGAGGCGAAGGCCGCCGCCCGCGAACTCACCGGGGCGCTGCACCTGGTGCAGGGCGCCGGCCGGATGCCGACCGTGCTGACCTGCTCCGGTGCCACCGGGGCCGGTGTGCCCGGGCTCTGGCAGCGGATCCTGCGGCACCGGGACGAGCTGGGATCCGAAGGGCTGCAGACGAAACGGGCCGAGCAGCGGGTCACCCTGGCCTGGGCACTGGTGCGCGACGAACTGGACCAGCGGCTGCGCCGGTCGGCCGCGGTGCGGGCCGCCCGGGGGGACGTGGAGTCCGCGGTCCGCGACGGATCGCTGTCCGCCGCCGGGGCCGCCGACGCGCTGCTCGAGGCCTTCGACGGCTGA
- a CDS encoding DUF7064 domain-containing protein yields the protein MSRSYGDFTRPSYREPRWLETQWFSAVTTDTMIRLHFWMGFRTNLGVAVSKVYAYSGHCESVLDMELADMQYHSPIGSDRLSDFSLLSGVAVRGRAPQRYELTYRSKCGRMTARLTFEALMDPVTLDFSAIDGGGEGFTAFHRQAAAGPPGRSGDEPYGHIDQTMAVTGTVVLDGIEHAVDCVSNRDHSWSPRAEFRHGIGTFDLFHFGRELTLLTHTSENAAGEPVVSNGYVLTGAGPVPLRSAEVDYTRDGFRTSAVRYRVTDTNGVDYEITGTTRGSAVIDGGQNIFLVMDLLDCTWDGRSGWAEIQWHDDIMRLQGVRAAQRRAAAAEAGAGR from the coding sequence ATGTCCCGCAGTTACGGGGATTTCACCCGACCCAGCTACCGCGAGCCGAGATGGCTGGAGACCCAGTGGTTCTCCGCGGTCACCACCGACACCATGATCCGGTTGCACTTCTGGATGGGCTTCCGGACCAACCTCGGGGTGGCGGTCAGCAAGGTGTACGCCTACTCCGGCCACTGCGAGAGCGTGCTGGACATGGAGCTCGCCGACATGCAGTACCACAGCCCGATCGGCAGCGACCGGCTCTCCGACTTCTCGCTGCTGTCCGGGGTGGCGGTGCGCGGCCGGGCGCCGCAGCGCTACGAGCTGACCTACCGGTCCAAGTGCGGCCGGATGACCGCCCGGCTGACCTTCGAGGCACTCATGGACCCGGTGACCCTGGACTTCTCCGCGATCGACGGCGGTGGTGAGGGGTTCACCGCCTTCCATCGGCAGGCGGCCGCCGGGCCGCCGGGACGGTCCGGCGACGAGCCCTACGGCCACATCGACCAGACCATGGCGGTCACCGGCACCGTGGTGCTGGACGGGATCGAGCACGCGGTGGACTGCGTCTCCAACCGGGACCACTCGTGGAGCCCGCGGGCCGAGTTCCGGCACGGCATCGGCACCTTCGACCTGTTCCACTTCGGGCGCGAGCTCACCCTGCTCACGCACACCAGCGAGAACGCCGCGGGGGAGCCGGTGGTCAGCAACGGGTACGTGCTCACCGGTGCGGGCCCGGTACCGCTGCGCTCGGCCGAGGTCGACTACACCCGCGACGGTTTCCGGACCAGCGCGGTCCGCTACCGGGTCACCGACACGAACGGCGTCGACTACGAGATCACCGGCACCACCCGCGGTTCCGCAGTGATCGACGGCGGGCAGAACATCTTCCTGGTGATGGACCTGCTGGACTGCACCTGGGACGGCCGGTCCGGCTGGGCCGAGATCCAGTGGCACGACGACATCATGCGGCTGCAGGGCGTGCGCGCGGCGCAGCGGCGCGCGGCAGCTGCAGAGGCCGGAGCCGGCCGGTGA
- a CDS encoding methylmalonyl-CoA mutase family protein, producing MTARLDPAAPDAAAGADRETRWQEAAAGVLRKAGRDVPDAAAAPAMLSKRTLEGLQVPALGTPELLESLPEQGAPGASPYTRGPGPRPDGWDVRAAVLETDPATAAAVVLEELTGGATSLLLPVGIDALPASGLADVLDGVYLDLAAVVLQPTGPALPAARALADLAAAKGVTLHPASGLGADPIGHAVRAGATAPEATESAELAEIAELAAGLGITAFVVDGSAAHDAGAGDAAELGWALAAAVQLLRDLEAAGRPAATVLPLLEFRFAATDEQFPTIAKFRAARLLWDRVLELSGADGRPAQRQHAVTSWPMTTRYDPYTNLLRTTVACFAAGVGGADAVTVRPFDVAVGLPESLGRRTARNISHLLLGESHVAATADPAGGAPAVEALTWELAEAAWTEFDAIEEAGGACAALADGSVRARWAATVAERTKRLATRKQPITGVSEFPQTAETLPVRRPLPSVPGERWAQLYEALRDEPVGHVQLATMGTAAAHTARTTFLSNALAAGGIPVTTTGDLASAEGVADRLDGAQVVCLAGTDKDYADWGPGLIEALRAAGVGRVLLAGRPSDELAPLVDDSLAVGQDLPSFLARTRAALQLQTTGADR from the coding sequence ATGACCGCCCGTCTGGACCCGGCCGCGCCGGACGCCGCCGCCGGCGCCGACCGGGAGACGCGCTGGCAGGAGGCCGCGGCCGGGGTGCTGCGCAAGGCCGGGCGCGACGTGCCGGACGCCGCCGCCGCGCCGGCCATGTTGTCGAAGCGGACCCTCGAGGGACTGCAGGTCCCCGCACTCGGCACGCCCGAGCTGCTGGAGTCGCTGCCCGAGCAGGGTGCACCCGGCGCCTCCCCCTACACCCGCGGGCCGGGACCCCGGCCGGACGGCTGGGACGTCCGCGCCGCGGTGCTGGAGACCGACCCGGCGACGGCCGCGGCGGTCGTGTTGGAGGAACTGACGGGCGGCGCCACCTCGCTGCTGCTGCCCGTCGGCATCGACGCCCTGCCGGCGTCCGGACTGGCCGACGTCCTGGACGGCGTCTACCTCGACCTCGCCGCGGTGGTGCTGCAGCCGACCGGGCCGGCGCTGCCCGCGGCCCGGGCACTCGCCGACCTCGCCGCGGCGAAGGGTGTGACCTTGCACCCGGCCTCCGGGCTCGGCGCCGACCCGATCGGGCACGCGGTACGCGCCGGGGCGACCGCGCCGGAGGCGACCGAGTCGGCCGAGCTGGCGGAGATCGCCGAGCTGGCCGCCGGTCTCGGCATCACCGCCTTCGTGGTGGACGGATCGGCCGCGCACGACGCCGGCGCCGGCGACGCCGCCGAGCTGGGCTGGGCGCTGGCCGCCGCCGTGCAGCTGTTGCGCGACCTGGAGGCGGCCGGCCGCCCGGCGGCCACGGTGCTGCCGCTGCTGGAGTTCCGGTTCGCCGCGACCGACGAGCAGTTCCCGACCATCGCGAAGTTCCGTGCGGCCCGACTGCTCTGGGACCGGGTGCTGGAGCTCTCCGGGGCGGACGGCCGGCCAGCCCAGCGCCAGCACGCCGTCACCTCCTGGCCGATGACCACCCGGTACGACCCGTACACGAACCTGCTCCGCACCACCGTGGCCTGCTTCGCGGCCGGCGTCGGCGGAGCCGACGCGGTGACCGTGCGGCCGTTCGACGTCGCGGTGGGCCTGCCGGAGTCGCTCGGCCGGCGGACGGCCCGCAACATCTCGCACCTGCTGCTGGGCGAGTCGCACGTCGCGGCGACCGCGGACCCGGCCGGCGGTGCCCCGGCCGTCGAGGCCCTCACCTGGGAACTGGCCGAGGCGGCGTGGACCGAGTTCGACGCCATCGAGGAGGCCGGCGGCGCCTGCGCGGCGCTGGCCGACGGGTCGGTGCGCGCCCGCTGGGCGGCCACCGTCGCCGAGCGGACCAAGCGGCTGGCCACCCGCAAGCAGCCGATCACCGGCGTCTCGGAGTTCCCGCAGACCGCGGAGACCCTGCCCGTCCGGCGGCCGCTGCCCTCGGTACCGGGCGAGAGGTGGGCGCAGCTGTACGAGGCGCTGCGCGACGAGCCCGTCGGCCACGTGCAACTCGCCACCATGGGCACCGCGGCCGCACACACCGCCCGGACCACCTTCCTGTCCAACGCGCTGGCGGCCGGCGGCATCCCCGTGACCACCACCGGCGACCTCGCCTCCGCGGAGGGTGTCGCGGACCGGCTGGACGGCGCGCAGGTGGTCTGCCTGGCCGGGACCGACAAGGACTACGCCGACTGGGGTCCCGGGCTGATCGAGGCCCTGCGGGCGGCCGGCGTCGGCCGGGTGCTGCTGGCCGGGCGGCCCTCGGACGAGCTGGCACCGCTGGTCGACGACTCGCTGGCGGTGGGCCAGGACCTGCCGTCCTTCCTCGCACGCACCCGGGCAGCGCTGCAGCTGCAGACCACAGGAGCGGACCGATGA
- a CDS encoding phosphotransferase family protein, translated as MSTSALDLDALNRHLAAHLGVDPAVLARTLLSGGLSQSTLLYRVTGQDGPGIVVRIPPAVGPLEPYEPEAEARLVSWLGDAGLPVPAVELIEPTGEVIGRPFFASRQVFGEVILDGAHGIGQQRRAAMAQEYLQVLAGVHAVTDDGAGRLGWAPLKTPTAVLDRWEKSLAATALVLPAYHEYIGRWLVDHRPPEPAHRAVVHGDYRLANVMWEGEDRISAVLDWEEAGLGDPYFDLGWTLMSTFGPDDEVMGLLPRAEFLDRYADLTGTPVDADRLLWWEVAAGWSKMSMDAKAVDLIGAGQYADLRPLLSCYTNRSVAALVLRKVLRSESAGETPAATSGPAEPAGPEGS; from the coding sequence GTGAGTACATCGGCGCTGGACCTCGACGCCCTGAACCGCCACCTCGCCGCGCACCTCGGCGTGGACCCGGCCGTGCTGGCCCGGACCCTGCTCAGCGGTGGGCTGTCCCAGTCCACCCTGCTGTACCGGGTCACCGGGCAGGACGGACCGGGCATCGTCGTGCGGATCCCGCCGGCGGTCGGGCCCCTGGAGCCGTACGAGCCGGAGGCCGAGGCGCGGCTGGTGTCCTGGCTCGGCGACGCCGGACTGCCGGTACCCGCCGTCGAACTGATCGAGCCCACCGGGGAGGTGATCGGCCGGCCGTTCTTCGCCAGCCGCCAGGTCTTCGGCGAGGTGATCCTGGACGGCGCCCACGGCATCGGGCAGCAGCGCCGCGCCGCCATGGCGCAGGAGTACCTGCAGGTGCTGGCCGGCGTGCACGCGGTGACCGACGACGGGGCGGGGCGGCTCGGCTGGGCCCCGCTCAAGACCCCGACCGCGGTGCTCGACCGCTGGGAGAAGTCCCTGGCCGCCACCGCTCTCGTGCTGCCGGCCTACCACGAGTACATCGGCCGCTGGCTGGTCGACCACCGCCCGCCGGAACCGGCGCACCGGGCCGTGGTGCACGGCGATTACCGGCTGGCCAACGTGATGTGGGAGGGGGAGGACCGGATCTCGGCCGTACTGGACTGGGAGGAGGCCGGCCTCGGCGATCCGTACTTCGATCTCGGCTGGACCCTGATGTCGACCTTCGGTCCGGACGACGAGGTGATGGGCCTGCTGCCTCGCGCCGAGTTCCTCGACCGCTACGCCGATCTCACCGGGACGCCGGTGGATGCCGACCGGTTGCTCTGGTGGGAGGTGGCGGCCGGCTGGTCGAAGATGTCGATGGACGCGAAGGCGGTCGACCTCATCGGTGCCGGGCAGTACGCGGACCTGCGGCCGCTGCTCTCCTGTTACACCAACCGCAGCGTCGCCGCCCTGGTGCTGCGCAAGGTCCTCCGGTCGGAATCGGCAGGGGAGACGCCCGCTGCGACATCAGGTCCGGCAGAGCCGGCAGGGCCGGAAGGGAGCTGA
- the scpA gene encoding methylmalonyl-CoA mutase has product MTDTSPTTKAFSVPGSFAGLPLRGAAVAAAPADVPDSWLSPEGIPIERVYGAGDLAGLDALDTYPGIAPFLRGPYPTMYTTQPWTIRQYAGFSTAQESNAFYRRNLAAGQKGLSVAFDLATHRGYDSDHPRVTGDVGMAGVAIDSILDMRQLFDSIPLDRMSVSMTMNGAVLPILALYIVAAEEQGVKPEQLSGTIQNDILKEFMVRNTYIYPPKPSMRIISDIFAYTAEHMPKFNSISISGYHIQEAGATADLELAYTLADGVEYLQAGVDAGLDIDAFAPRLSFFWAIGMNFFMEVAKMRAGRAIWAQLVSEFNPKNAKSLSLRTHSQTSGWSLTAQDPFNNVARTCIEAMAATQGHTQSLHTNALDEAIALPTDFSARIARNTQLLLQQESGTTSIIDPWGGSYFVEKLTHDLAAKALEHIAEVRKAGGMAAAIDAGIPKMRIEEAAARTQARIDSGAQIVVGVNSYQVPAAEAGEIEVLKVDNGAVRAAQLEKLARLKAERDPAAVTSALEALTRSAAQGNGNLLDLAVQAARAKATVGEISEALEKIYGRHTAVIRTISGVYRSEATATGGSTAVDKVLAATDAFEEAEGRRPRILVAKMGQDGHDRGQKVIVSAFADLGFDVDVGPLFSTPEEVAQQAVDADVHVVGVSSLAAGHLTLVPELQQALADAGRPDIMIVVGGVIPPSDVPLLLEMGAAAVFPPGTVIADSALDLLAKLSSSLGHVA; this is encoded by the coding sequence ATGACCGACACCTCACCGACCACGAAGGCGTTCTCCGTGCCGGGCTCGTTCGCCGGGCTGCCGCTGCGCGGGGCCGCGGTCGCGGCGGCTCCGGCCGACGTCCCCGACTCGTGGCTGTCCCCCGAGGGCATCCCGATCGAGAGGGTCTACGGCGCCGGTGATCTCGCCGGACTGGACGCTCTCGACACCTATCCCGGGATCGCCCCGTTCCTGCGCGGGCCGTACCCGACGATGTACACCACCCAGCCGTGGACGATCCGCCAGTACGCCGGGTTCTCCACCGCGCAGGAGTCGAACGCCTTCTACCGCCGCAACCTCGCCGCCGGGCAGAAGGGCCTGTCCGTCGCCTTCGACCTGGCCACCCACCGTGGCTACGACTCCGACCATCCGCGGGTGACCGGCGACGTCGGGATGGCCGGCGTGGCCATCGACTCGATCCTGGACATGCGGCAGCTCTTCGACTCCATCCCGCTGGACCGGATGAGCGTCTCGATGACGATGAACGGTGCGGTGCTGCCGATCCTGGCGCTCTACATCGTCGCGGCCGAGGAGCAGGGGGTGAAGCCGGAGCAGCTCTCGGGGACGATCCAGAACGACATCCTCAAGGAGTTCATGGTCCGGAACACCTACATCTACCCGCCGAAGCCGTCGATGCGGATCATCTCCGACATCTTCGCCTACACCGCGGAGCACATGCCGAAGTTCAACTCCATCTCGATCTCCGGGTACCACATCCAGGAGGCCGGTGCGACAGCGGATCTCGAGCTGGCGTACACCCTGGCCGACGGGGTGGAGTACCTGCAGGCGGGTGTCGACGCGGGGCTGGACATCGACGCGTTCGCGCCGCGGCTGAGTTTCTTCTGGGCGATCGGCATGAACTTCTTCATGGAGGTCGCGAAGATGCGGGCGGGTCGGGCGATCTGGGCCCAGCTGGTGTCCGAGTTCAACCCGAAGAACGCGAAATCGCTGTCCCTGCGCACCCATTCGCAGACCTCCGGCTGGTCGCTGACCGCGCAGGACCCGTTCAACAACGTGGCCCGCACCTGCATCGAGGCGATGGCCGCGACCCAGGGGCACACCCAGTCGCTGCACACCAACGCGCTGGACGAGGCGATCGCGCTGCCGACCGACTTCTCGGCGCGGATCGCCCGGAACACCCAGCTGCTGCTGCAGCAGGAGTCGGGCACCACGTCGATCATCGACCCGTGGGGCGGCTCCTACTTCGTGGAGAAGCTGACCCACGACCTGGCGGCCAAGGCGCTCGAGCACATCGCCGAGGTGCGCAAGGCCGGCGGCATGGCGGCGGCGATCGACGCCGGCATCCCGAAGATGCGCATCGAGGAGGCCGCCGCCCGCACCCAGGCGCGGATCGACTCCGGCGCGCAGATCGTGGTGGGCGTCAACAGCTACCAGGTGCCCGCGGCCGAGGCCGGCGAGATCGAGGTGCTCAAGGTCGACAACGGTGCGGTGCGGGCCGCGCAGCTGGAGAAGCTGGCCCGGCTCAAGGCCGAGCGGGACCCGGCCGCGGTCACCTCCGCGCTCGAGGCGCTGACCCGGTCGGCCGCGCAGGGCAACGGGAACCTGCTCGACCTCGCGGTGCAGGCCGCCCGGGCGAAGGCCACCGTCGGCGAGATCTCCGAGGCGCTGGAGAAGATCTACGGGCGGCACACCGCGGTGATCCGTACGATCTCCGGCGTGTACCGATCCGAGGCCACCGCCACCGGCGGCTCCACCGCCGTGGACAAGGTGTTGGCCGCCACCGACGCCTTCGAGGAGGCGGAGGGCCGCCGCCCGCGCATCCTGGTGGCGAAGATGGGCCAGGACGGGCACGACCGCGGCCAGAAGGTCATCGTCTCCGCGTTCGCCGACCTCGGCTTCGACGTGGACGTGGGCCCGCTGTTCTCCACGCCGGAGGAGGTCGCGCAACAGGCGGTCGACGCCGACGTGCACGTGGTCGGGGTGTCCTCGCTGGCCGCCGGCCACCTGACCCTGGTGCCGGAGCTGCAGCAGGCGCTGGCCGACGCCGGCCGGCCGGACATCATGATCGTGGTCGGCGGTGTCATCCCGCCGTCCGACGTGCCGCTGCTGCTGGAGATGGGTGCCGCCGCGGTCTTCCCGCCCGGCACGGTGATCGCCGACTCGGCACTGGACCTGCTGGCCAAGCTGTCGTCCTCGCTCGGGCACGTGGCTTGA
- a CDS encoding AMP-binding protein, translated as MYPGRRAEAYPDRVALVMADTGEQLTYAEYEAAANRLAHLLRAEGLQRTDHVAYFMENSLEMVVAMGAGERTGLYYTLVNSHLTTAEAAWIINDSAAEVVVTTARMAAAAGLPDLCPGVRRWLMVDRPDELAGSFEDLAEAVAPFPATPVEGEKLGMALLYSSGTTGNPKGVQRPMPDLDPSDPLPVFQLVPKVYRTRPDMVFLQPAPLYHSGPQSATAESLRCGGTCVIMSRFDAGRFLELVEKYGVTHSLVVPTMLSRILQLPEEVRRSRDVSTLEAITHGAAPCPASVKRAMIDWLGPIIYEYYGSTEANGSVICDSHEWLAHPGTVGRPLLGEVLILDPDRNVLPTGATGEVWIKGATNFVYLNDPEKTAAGRSAAGDMSTTGDIGHLDADGYLYLTDRVGFTIISGGVNIYPVEIEEVLVEHPAVADAAVIGVPHDDLGEEVKAVVELTAGHRPSPELAAEIIEFCRGRLARYKCPRSVDFAATLPRTATGKLVKRTLRDAYVGAARPA; from the coding sequence GTGTATCCCGGTAGGCGGGCGGAGGCGTACCCGGACCGGGTGGCGCTGGTGATGGCCGACACCGGGGAGCAGCTCACGTACGCCGAGTACGAAGCGGCGGCCAACCGGCTCGCGCACCTGCTGCGCGCCGAGGGTCTGCAGCGCACCGACCACGTCGCCTACTTCATGGAGAACTCCCTGGAGATGGTGGTCGCGATGGGCGCCGGGGAACGGACCGGCCTCTACTACACGCTGGTCAACTCGCACCTGACCACGGCGGAAGCGGCCTGGATCATCAACGACTCGGCGGCCGAGGTGGTCGTCACCACCGCCCGGATGGCCGCTGCCGCCGGGCTGCCCGACCTCTGCCCCGGCGTCCGCCGCTGGCTGATGGTCGACCGGCCCGACGAGCTGGCCGGCTCCTTCGAGGACCTGGCCGAGGCGGTCGCACCGTTCCCGGCGACGCCGGTCGAGGGCGAGAAGCTCGGGATGGCCTTGCTCTACAGCTCGGGCACCACCGGGAACCCCAAGGGCGTGCAGCGGCCGATGCCGGACCTGGACCCCAGCGACCCGCTGCCGGTGTTCCAGCTGGTCCCGAAGGTCTACCGGACCCGGCCGGACATGGTGTTCCTGCAGCCGGCCCCGCTGTACCACTCGGGGCCGCAGAGCGCGACGGCCGAGTCGCTGCGCTGCGGCGGCACCTGCGTCATCATGTCCAGGTTCGACGCCGGCCGGTTCCTGGAGCTGGTCGAGAAGTACGGCGTCACACACTCTCTCGTGGTCCCGACCATGCTGTCGCGGATCCTGCAGCTGCCGGAGGAGGTGCGCCGTTCCCGGGACGTGTCCACCCTGGAGGCCATCACCCACGGTGCCGCGCCGTGCCCGGCATCGGTGAAGCGGGCGATGATCGACTGGCTCGGCCCGATCATCTACGAGTACTACGGGTCGACCGAGGCCAACGGCAGCGTCATCTGCGACTCGCACGAGTGGCTGGCCCACCCGGGCACCGTCGGCCGGCCGCTGCTCGGCGAGGTGCTGATCCTCGACCCCGACCGGAACGTGCTGCCCACCGGCGCCACCGGGGAGGTCTGGATCAAGGGGGCGACCAACTTCGTCTACCTCAACGACCCGGAGAAGACCGCGGCCGGCCGCTCCGCCGCCGGTGACATGAGCACCACCGGCGACATCGGGCACCTGGACGCGGACGGATACCTCTACCTCACCGACCGGGTCGGGTTCACCATCATCTCCGGCGGGGTGAACATCTACCCGGTCGAGATCGAGGAGGTGCTGGTGGAGCACCCCGCGGTGGCGGATGCCGCCGTGATCGGTGTCCCGCACGACGATCTCGGCGAGGAGGTCAAGGCAGTGGTCGAGCTGACCGCCGGGCACCGGCCCTCGCCGGAGCTGGCCGCGGAGATCATCGAGTTCTGCCGGGGCCGGCTGGCCCGGTACAAGTGCCCCCGGTCGGTCGACTTCGCGGCGACCCTGCCGCGCACGGCGACCGGCAAGCTGGTCAAGCGGACGCTGCGCGACGCCTACGTCGGCGCCGCCCGGCCGGCCTGA
- a CDS encoding acyl-CoA thioesterase → MTGRPPAPELSAALAVPPTMDLLVGPDRLDINGHMGFRHYFDLASEAMRPLFEQQLEVDGPYRLERRLGFFVVEHRLRYLAEVHAGHRVTAHAAIAAVGRRSMEIRTILVNRTTDAVSYVMDAQFVHIDLRTRASAPFPPDLERRLRAATAGAAEPAGRDQHNV, encoded by the coding sequence GTGACCGGTCGGCCCCCGGCGCCGGAGCTCTCCGCGGCGCTCGCCGTGCCGCCCACGATGGACCTTCTCGTCGGGCCGGATCGGCTCGACATCAACGGGCACATGGGGTTCCGGCACTACTTCGACCTCGCCTCGGAGGCGATGCGGCCGCTGTTCGAGCAGCAGCTGGAGGTGGACGGGCCCTACCGGCTGGAGCGGCGTCTCGGCTTCTTCGTCGTCGAGCACCGGCTGCGGTACCTGGCCGAGGTGCACGCCGGCCACCGGGTGACCGCGCACGCCGCGATCGCCGCGGTCGGCCGGCGGTCGATGGAGATCCGGACGATCCTGGTGAACCGCACCACCGACGCGGTCTCGTACGTGATGGACGCACAGTTCGTGCACATCGACCTGCGGACCCGGGCCTCGGCCCCGTTCCCGCCCGACCTGGAGCGGCGGCTGCGGGCGGCCACCGCCGGAGCCGCGGAGCCCGCCGGACGTGACCAGCACAACGTGTGA